Below is a genomic region from Gillisia sp. Hel_I_86.
GGCCTATTGTTATTTCAGATGAAAATGTAACCGATTCTGCAGTAAGAAGATTGGTTTTTGATGCAGGGGATGATATTGAAGATCTCATGACCCTTTGTGAAGCGGATATCACCACTAAAAACCCGAAACGATTTAAAAAATACCATAACAATTTTAAAAAGGTTCGCGAGAAAATAAAAGAAGTTGAAGAGAAAGATCATATCCGAAACTTTCAGCCACCGGTTTCCGGCGAAGAAATCATGTCATTTTTCAACTTAAAGCCTTCCAGGGAAATTGGGGTTATTAAAGAGGCCATAAAAGAAGCAATTTTAGAAGGGGAAATTCCAAATGAACATGAAGCTGCAAAAGCGTATATGCTAAAAAAAGGAAAAGAACTTGGACTTAAGCCCTCTGCTGAAAAATCCCCAGAAAACAAAGGAAAAATATCATGAAAGACAATAAAAAGGTAGTTTACTGGCTCTTCTTGGGCTGTTTCCTCATTTTTATTATGGTAATTGTAGGGGGAATCACCCGTTTAACACACTCGGGCCTATCCATTTCAGACTATAAGCTTATAAGTGGGACGATTCCACCATTAAATGAACAGGAATGGATGGCTGCTTTTGAACTTTACAAACAATACCCCGAGTATCAAAAATTGCATACTCATTTTGGTCTTGAAGATTTTAAAGATATTTACTTTTGGGAATGGTTCCATAGGGTAATTGGCAGGTTGATTGGAATAATTTTTTTAATCCCTTTCCTGTATTTTATTTTTACCCGCCAACTCTCCAAGCCGACAATAAAAAAATCCCTTATTTTACTTGGACTTGGGGCTTTTCAGGGTTTTTTGGGCTGGTATATGGTAAAAAGTGGGTTGGTGGATATGCCCTGGGTAAGCCATTATAGATTGGCGATGCACTTAACCACTGCATTTATAACCTTTGCATATGCTTTATGGGTAGCATTGGACCTCATTTATCCCGAAAAAAAACCTATAGAAGTCCCATTTAGAAACCTAATTAGATGGGGAATGGGTCTCTTATTGTTGCAAATAATCTGGGGCGCGTTTGTTGCAGGATTGGATGCCGGCTGGATCCATAATACCTGGCCACTTATGAATGAAGGTAAATTGATTCACGAAACCGTGTATGTTGAAAAATCCCCTCTTTGGAAAAACTTTGTGGAAGGAAAAAGCGGGGTGCAGTTTATTCATAGATATCTCGCATATCTGGTTGTGGCGGTAATAATTTTTATCTGGTATAGATCCAAAAAGATGGTTTTAACGCTTCCCCAAAAGAATGGGATATCTGCATTATTGTTCTTGGTATTCCTTCAATTTTTACTTGGTGTGCTCACCCTAGTGTACGCCGTGCCTACCTGGCTTGGGGTCTCACACCAGATAGGAGCATTTTTTCTACTGGCGGCAATGACTTTTACCTTGCACAGATTTACTAAATAGGCTGGGTTTCTAATCTAAAACAGTATATTTGCAGACCAAATTTTACAGTAGTTATGGTTTATAGATTTAGAGTTATTTTGGATACGCAAGATGACGTTTTTAGGGATATTGAAATATTGGAAGAGAGCACATTGGAAGATTTTCATAACGCTATCGTGAATGCTTTTGGTTTTGATGGAAATGAAATGGCAGCTTTTTACATTAGCGATGAGGAATGGAACCAAGGCGAAGAAATATCCCAGTTCGATCTTGGGGAAGACCTTGGCTCTGTTAGGTTAATGAACGAAACCACGCTGGATAGCGTAGTTTCTAAGAAGCAGAGGAAACTGATCTATGTGTACGATTTTCTAAGCATGTGGACATTCCTGATTGAATTGGCCGATATCGCTGAAATTGAAGATGGTCGGGATTACCCTAACCTGATGTATGTGCATGGCCAAATCCCTGCCGATGCGCCAGATAAAGAATTTATAGCCGATAAAAATGAGTATGATGACGACGATGATTCAGGTTTGGACCTCGACAACTTTGATGACCTTTCTTACGACGATATTTGGAACTAGGCCCTCATTTACACTCAGGTATGGTAGTTAATAACTAATCATGACTTTCTGTTCAAGGTTCAAGGTTCAAGGTTCAAGGTTTAAAATTACTTCTCAATACTCAATACTCAATACTATTATCTAAAACCTAATATCTCAAGTCTAAAATGATCAACCTATATAACGCACAAATCGAGTCCCTTTCTATTCATAGGGTTGGAAATAAGAGCAGAAACGAAAATATTTTCCTTTCTGGTGCTCCCTTCGAATTGAATGATGAAATCGCTCCTTTGATCAAAGAATATTTCTTGAAATCTTTCAGGGAAAAAGAAGAGAATTATTATCAGTTTGCCCATGAAACCGATTTGGAATTCAATGAGTTATATAACTTGGCAAATCAAATTTTTGATGCTCCCGAGACGGTCCATGAGGTTTCAAAAAAAATAACCACTTTATTATTTGAGCAATCCTCCCATCCGCATATTAAAAGTGGGGAGGTGTATGTTGTTTATTTTGAAAACATGCTGTTGGATAATGAAAAGGTTTCAGCGATCGGGATCTTTAAATCTGAATTAAAACATGATTTTCTTCAGTTTCAAGAAAATGGTTCATTGCTGGAAATGGTAATTCAACAAGGGATCAACCTCCAAAAAATGGATAAAGGAGCCTTGATCTTCAATAAAAATAGGACTGAAGGCTACAAGATCCTTTCCGTAGATTCCAATAGATATGACACCAAATACTGGTTGGAAAATTTTCTTGGCGTAGATGTATTGGCAGATGAAAATTTCTATACCAAGAAATATTTAAAATTTTGCCAGAACTTTGCAAAAGATGTGGTGCTCCCTGCCGAAGACAAAAAAGAAGAAGTGATGTTCATGAACAGAAGTGTGGATTATTTCGCGAAAAACGACGCTTTTGAGGAAACCAATTTCTTGAATTCCGTAATCGACAATCCAGATTTAATTCCTGAGTTTAGAAATTACAAACAAGAAAAAGCGCCAAAATATAAAATTGAAGATCTAACTGAATTTAATATTGCAAACGCGGCCGTCACTTCCGCAAGAAAGTCTATTAAAAACACCATTAATTTGGATACCAACATTCAAATTAAAATGGATTTTATCAATCCGGAATCTGCCCAGAAATTTGTTGAAAAAGGATGGGATGAGGAAAAACAGATGTATTACTACCTGGTATACTTCAATAAAGAAGAAAAGAGTTAAAATCTTTTCTTCTTCAAGTTTACGTTTTCATAATTTCTTTTTACAAATTCCAATGCGGTCCTTAAAATTTGGCCCATGGTCTTAGCTCTCTTAAATTTCATGTCATTAGTAAATGCATAAAGATCCTTTCGAAGCATTTTAACATTTTCTGCAGTAGAGATATTATCATTGATCATACACCTAACCAGTTCCTTAAAACGGGCTTGGGCATTGATCATTCTCTTGGCCAGCAAGGAGCGCTCTTCTTTTCTATATTGTTCTATGGAACTATGTTCTAATTTTTGGGTCACCAACTCTACCATTTTAAAATTCTCCTTGAAAAATTGAGGCCTATACACCTTTAAATTACCTTCATAGCACTGCTGATCAAAATCTATAGCCCGAATGGTATATTCCACATGATCAAAATCGTGGGTAGGGATCACCACATAATTATAGGAACGCATATCGCCAAGCAGTCTCATGGTACAGCGCTCGTTAAATTTTACAAACTGTTTTGCTATTTGGGTTTTTGCACGTTCGTCGCAAAGAGGGAGTTCATCTTGGATAAATACATCTCCAGGAATTCCAGCAATATGTTCTTCTATTAAGGTGTCTTTGTAAACAAGAAAATTGATCCTATGCGGAGATAAAAGATGCTCAAATTCCAATCCATAAACCCTGGAAGCATCGGCTATCTTTACATAGAAATAGATGAAACTATCATTTAGGGTGTTTCTAACCCGAATTCTAAAAGGTTTCGAATTTCCGAAAGTGCAATAATCAATAGCATCTATATTCAGGTAAGGAAGTGAATCATCACTACCATCGGAGTGCAATATGGTATACACATATTTTAAAGACTCATCAATTTCGTTTCGCTCGCTATCAGAATAATAGCAACGCACCCATAATGTATCTTCTTCATGTTGATCGTAAACCACTATAGAACCAGAAAACCTCAACAGATCGTCATAAAAAACAGGGATTTTAGTATGCCTGTTATATTTCTCCAAATATTTATACAAACGTTCATTTACTGGAAAGGAAGGCTTTTTCCTCGACATTAAATTTTCTTCCATTTCTTAGGGTTTTTTCAAAAATACAGTATCTGTTTCACTTCTGAAGTAACAAAACGTTAACTTCGACGTCCTATTAAAAAATTCAGAGTAATTTGGAAACAATTCTTACTATAAATCAGCTTACCAAAAAATATGGAAGTTTAACAGCGGTAAACAACCTATCCTTTACAATTAAGAAAGGGAATGTTTATGGCATTTTAGGGCCTAACGGAAGCGGAAAATCCACCACCTTGGGAATGGTGCTAAATGTGGTAAATAAAACCAGTGGGGATTTCCATTGGTTCGACGGTTCCAATTCTACCCATGAAGCCTTAAAGAAAGTAGGGGCTATTATCGAGCATCCTAATTTCTATCCTTATATGACCGCGGCCCAAAACCTTGCATTGGTTTGTAAGATCAAGGAGATCTCAAAAAACAAAATTGAAGAGAAACTTGAGATTGTAGGACTGCTGGATAGAAAAGATAGTAAATTTAGGACCTTCTCTTTAGGGATGAAACAACGCTTGGCGATCGCCTCTGCCCTCTTGAACGATCCGGAAATCCTGATTTTAGATGAGCCCACCAACGGCTTGGATCCACAAGGCATCCATCAAATTAGAGAGATTATTCGAAAAATCGCATCCATGGGCACCACTATTCTTTTGGCCTCTCATTTATTGGATGAAGTAGAAAAAGTTTGCACCCATGTGGTGATTATTAGAAAAGGCATTAAACTGTATAGCGGCAGAGTGGATGAAATGAATGCTAGTCATGGCTTTTTCGAGCTAAAAGCAAATGATCTGGTCAAACTTCAGCAATTGTTGGAAGATCATCCCTCTATTGGAAAAATTACCGTAAACGAAGGGCTTTTAACTGCTATTTTGGAAGAACCCATGAACGCCGATGATTTAAACTCGTTCCTCCATCAAAGAGGAATGACACTCTCCTATTTGGTAAAAAGAAAAGAAAGCCTGGAAGAGCAATTTTTACAATTAACCAACCAAACCGCCCAGTAGATGTTACGATTATTACAAATAGAATTACACAAATTAAAATATAGCAGATCGGCCAAGATCCTTATTAGCACCTATTTTATCTTAATTACTTTTATTGCCTTGATCGCTTCTATAGAATTTGATTTGGGGCCTGTACATTTTAGGTTAGCAGATCAAGGAATTTTTAACTTTCCTTTTATTTGGCATTTCAACAGTTATATAGCCGCTGTTTTAAAGCTGTTTCTGGCCATAGTTATAGTTTCTATGATGTCGAACGAATATAGCCATAGAACGCTGAAACAAAACCTTATTGATGGTTTAAGCAAAAAGGAATTTGTTTTATCAAAATTCATCACAGTGCTTTTATTTGCTGTAATATCAACACTTTTCTTGGTAATTGTCACCCTTCTGTTAGGATATTCATTTTCAGATTACACCGAAGTATCCATTGTATTTTCAGATATGGAATACATAGTGGGGTATTTTATCAAACTCTTGGGGTTTTTCTCATTCTGTATGTTCATAGGGATTTTAATAAAGCGTTCTGCCTTTGCTTTAGGCTTTCTGTTTATTTGGTGGATCTTCGAAGGAATTCTATACGGAGTATTAAATTTTAGATTGTTTAGGGATAGTGACGTTCCTGAGAATATTATGCAGTTCTTTCCTTTAACCGCCATGAGCAATATTGTGGTTGAACCCTTTTCCCGGTTAAATTTCATTAAAACAGCAGCCACACAAATTGGGGAAGAATTGGACAAAGATTATGGGGTGCATTGGTATCAGTTATTAATTGTAATAGTTTGGACGCTTATCTTTGTATATTTATCCTTTGCCCTTTTGAAGAAAAGAGACCTATAATGTAAAAATTAATAGCCGTAAATATTCATACTGTACTGTTTGGACATCACCTTGAAGTGGTTTGTGGATCTAAGCTGTGAAGAAATTTGATTCATCTTAGATACTGAAAAAAGTTCAGAACGACGATCTAGTAACGAATTCAATTTTATGTGCAAAAACGGATATACAAAATTTTAATAAGCTTATAGCTCGATTTAATTCTGTGAAAAAAATAGTAGTATTTTATATCATTATTCTTGCCTCCTCTCCCGATTTTTGGGCACAATCGGGCTTAAATGATTGCAATGGAGCAATCAAGGTTTGTGGGGATGGAGCTTTATCTACCAATGCAAACGGGGTTGGAATTCAAGAATTAAGCGGATCAAATTCTTGCAGCAGCCAAGAAAACAACAGTATTTGGCTGGAAATTGAAATCACCAAAAGTGGAACTTTGGGATTCGATCTTATTCCAACCAGATCTGATATTAACGTGGATTATGATTTCTTCATCTATGGACCCAATGCCAGTTGTGGAAATCTCGGTTTTGCCATTCGTTGTTCTACTACCAACCCAAACGCGGCTGGACTCTCAGATAATCATACAGGAATGCGGGAAGGAGAAATGGATATTAGTGAAGGACCGGGTGAATTGGGAAATAGTTACGTTAAGCCCTTGGATGTATTGCCAGGGGAAACCTATTTTATTGTAATAGACAGACCAATAGGTTCGAGTCCCTTCAATTTAAATTGGACAGGAAGTTCTACTGTGGGGTCATTCCCATTTCCCGATGGCCCAGATGTAAATCCTGCCACAGATATAGAGAAGTGCAATGCCAACGGGATCACAGATTTCGATGTTTTTACCACGCAACAGGAAATCACAACTCAAAACCAAACCAGTATCAGTTATTTTGAAAACCTTGCAAGTGCCATAGATAATTCAAATCCAATCTTGGGTTTATATACCAGTATTACGCCCAGAAAAACGATCTATGCCCGGGTAGAAAATGATGTAACGGGGTGTTATAAAATAGTGGATTTTGATCTTATCATTAATGACGGCCCCATTATCAATCCTACGTGCACCCTTAATTTATGCGATATTGATTTCAGCGGAAATGAAGCGGTCTTCCTACCAACAATAGATAATGAAATTTTAAATGGATTGCCCGCCAATGGATACGTCATGAGTTATTACGGAGCTCTGGCAGATGCGCAAAGTAAAACTAATCCACTTTCAGAAAATATAAACACAACAGGCGAGCAAATTTTTGCACGTGTGGAAGAGCTAAATAATGAGCAATGCTATAATATTTCTGAAGTAAGCCTTATTCTGAATACTCCTCCCCAAATTGAAAACCTCAATATCGCTCAAGCTGAAGTTAATGCAAACAGTAATACCATAACCTTAAATCTAGGGGCTTCTGAAGCTTATGAATATGCCTTGAACAATATTGATGGCCCTTACCAAACAAGTAACGTTTTTCAGAATGTAGAATCGGGGTTTGCAACGCTTTATATTCGCGATGAGCAGCAATGTGCCATTATTTCTACCAGTATTGCGGTACTGGGGTACGATAATTATTTTACTCCCAACAATGATGGAATCAACGACCTTTGGAAAATTAAAGGGCTTGATAAGCTATTGGAAGGCAATGATTATATCTCCATTTTTGACCGATATGGAAAATTATTGAAGCAGTTAAAAAGTTCGGATAATGGCTGGGATGGTACTTTTAATGGAAAGGCTTTGCCGTCCGACGATTATTGGTTCCAGGCTTCGCTTAGAAATGGACAAGAATTTAAGGGCCATTTTAGTCTTATTAGATAAGAGCATGACACCTATTTGAATAGGCAGGATATTTGCTTATTTTCGTCAGGCTAAGAAAAAGATTCATGAAATTCAAAATCAAATCCGATTACAAACCTACCGGTGACCAACCACAAGCGATAAAAAAGCTGGTTTCAGGAATCGATGGAAACGAACAATACCAAACTTTATTGGGGGTCACCGGTTCCGGTAAAACCTTTACAGTTGCCAATGTTATTGAGGAAATTCAGCGACCAACGCTGGTTTTGGCACATAACAAGACACTTGCTGCGCAGCTTTATTCTGAATTCAAACTATTCTTCCCAGATAACGCTGTGGAATATTTTGTGAGTTATTATGATTATTATCAACCCGAAGCTTTTATTCCAAGTTCTGGAACCTATATAGAAAAAGATCTTTCCATCAACGAAGAACTCGAAAAGCTTCGTTTAAGCACTACCTCTTCCCTGCTAAGCGGAAGGCGTGATATTATTGTAGTGGCATCTGTTTCCTGTTTGTATGGAATTGGAAATCCTGTGGAATTTAAAAAGAATGTAGTTTCTATTGAAAAGGATATGCATATTTCCAGGACCAAATTGCTGCACAGGTTGGTTCAGAGTTTATATTCCAGAACTGAAGCAGATTTTAGCCATGGTAATTTCAGGATAAAAGGAGATACTGTAGATGTCTTTCCCAGTTATGCCGATAATGCCTTCAGGATTCACTTTTTTGGAGATGATATTGAAGAAATAGAAGAGTTTGATCCTAAAACCAATGAAGTCTTAGAGAAATACGATAAATTAAATATCTATCCTGCAAATATGTTCGTCACCTCTCCAGATGTGCTTCAAGGCGCCATCAGGGAGATCCAGGATGATCTTGTGAAGCAGGTTGATTATTTCCAAGATATTGGAAAACATTTAGAGGCAAAACGTTTGGATGAACGCACCAATTTTGACCTGGAAATGATTCGGGAACTGGGGTATTGTTCAGGGATCGAGAATTATTCCCGCTATCTGGATGGAAGGCTATCCGGCACTAGGCCATTCTGCTTATTGGATTATTTTCCAGACGATTATTTGATGGTGGTGGATGAAAGCCACGTTACCATTCCACAAGTACATGCTATGTATGGCGGTGACCGCTCCAGAAAAGAAAATTTAGTGGACTACGGATTTAGATTACCTGCTGCCATGGATAACCGACCTTTGAAATTCGAGGAATTTGAAGCCCTTCAAAATCAGGTGATTTATGTAAGTGCCACGCCTGCAGATTATGAACTACAAAAGACCGAAGGAATTTATATAGAACAAGTAATTAGGCCTACAGGATTGTTGGATCCTATTATAGATGTTCGTCCAAGTTTGAATCAGATAGACGATTTAATCGAGGAAATTCATCTTAGGACAGAAAAAGATCAGCGGGTATTGGTTACCACACTTACCAAAAGAATGGCCGAGGAATTGACCAAATATCTTACCCGCATAAATGTGAGATGTAGATATATCCATTCTGATGTGGATACGTTGGAACGTGTGGAAATTATGCAGGATCTACGAAAAGGGATTTTTGATGTGCTTATTGGAGTGAATTTATTGCGGGAAGGCTTAGATCTTCCAGAAGTATCATTAGTGGCTATTTTGGATGCAGATAAGGAAGGTTTTTTAAGAAGCAACAGATCGTTAACACAAACTATTGGTCGTGCTGCCAGGCATTTAGAAGGCAAGGCCATCATGTATGCAGATAAAATTACGAACAGCATGCAAACAACCATCGATCAAACCAACTACAGGCGCGAAAAACAGATCGCATACAATACAAAGTACAATATAGAGCCCAAGGCATTAATAAAAGCTATTGAAAGTTCTTTGGTAGGTAAAAAACTGGATCCTTATGTGATAGAAACTGCACCAACTTTAAAAGCAGCCGAAAAAGAAACAGAATATTTTAGCAAACCCCAATTGGCAAAACGAATTCGCACCAAACGGAAGGAAATGGAAACGGCGGCAAAAGAACTTGATTTTATGAGTGCGGCAAGACTGCGAGATGAAATTAAAATGCTTCAAGATAAAACCAAGGCATTAAGTTAAAATAAGTTTTTGGGTTAATATTTAATCTTATTGTGTTAATAATTTTTGTAATTAACTAAAAATCAACTATCTAATTTAATACCTTTCAGTATTATTTTCACATTAACCCTACTTATTGTGGTGGTTAATTGTGTTGTAAATGAAATGTTATTTAATTGCTTTTCTTTCTATACCATTTTTGGCTGTTTGCCAAGTTGGTATAAATACGTCTTCTCCCAAGGCCCAATTAGATATTGTAGCAATTTCCCCCGACAATCCGTTGATGATTGACGGACTCTTGATTCCAAGAATCCAAAAATTTCCAATGGAACCTCCCGCTAAAGACCAGCATGGTATGCTGGTCTTTTTAAATTCCAACGTGACAACTCAAAAAAGTGGATTTTACTTTTGGAACAACGATTCGCAAAAATGGGAAGCTCTGTCTGGAAATGCTTCAGAAAATTTCTATAAACCAACCACCACCGTAAGTCCAAATAATATCACTGATGCCATATATAGAAATGGAAATATTGGAATTGGTACCCAAGATATTACTTCAAAATTACAAATAGCTTTAAACTCTACTTCGGAAGCAGCGATCAAGAAAGGTTTGGAAGTTGATAATAATAACCCTGCTGTAGATAATCTCACAACTTATGGGATTATTAGCGACAACCGTAGTGCTACGAATGGAACTAAATATGGCTTCAAAAATAATGTGGGTGGTATTGGTACGGGAATCCATTATGGGATTTTTAATGAAACCTATCAGAATTCTGGAACCAATGATATTTATGGAATATATAATAGAGTTGGTAAGACCTTCGGAACCAATAGCAGCAATTATGGAGTTTATAGCGAAATAGGGCAAATTACTGGTACCGGTAAAATATATGGAGTTTATAGTGTGGCTTACGGAAGCAATCCCGATAAAGTATATGCCGGTTATTTCGCAGGAAGGGTGGGAATTGGTAATACACCCACAGAAGAATATATCTTTCCCGCCACCAGAGGAAGTAATTCCCAGACATTGACCTTAGACTCCTCAGGAAATATGAACTGGACGTACCCCAATGCACAAAATTATGTAACTACAGGAAGTGCAACCGGAGATTTTGTAATAACAGAAGATGTTGGAACTTTACGTATTAACAATGATTTGAGCCAAATAATAATTCCTCCAGCAAATCTTAATAAAGGGCGAATTATTAGACTTATTGGATGGGATGGAATTGGAAACAAGAATTTTGTGTTTTCCAATGCAGATAATTTGTATGATGTACGCAACAAGGTAAATGTTACTGGCATTGGAGCCAACCAAATTTTCACGATCCAGAGTGCGGGGAACCGCTGGATTTTGTTGAATAAGTAAAAAGCGCCAATAGGCGCTTTTTACTTAGAACCTTGCAATGTAGTATTACTTAATTTCAATCATTCGTTTTGCCCGTTGTTTGGCTTCTTCCTTCTTAGGAAGTTTAATTTCCAGGACTCCATCCTTATAAGCAGCAGAGATTTTCTCGCTTTCTACCGATTCAGGCAAACTAAAGGCTCTCCTAAAATTAGTGTAATTAAATTCTTTTCTTGTAAATCTTCCGTTAGTATCGGTAGATTCATGTTCTAATTTTTCTTCAGAAGAGATGGTTAGTACATTGTTATCCAATTCGATATTGAATTGTTTTTTGGATTTTCCAGGTGCTGCAACCGCAACAAAAAAATTCTCATCGGTTTCCTGAATATTCGCCGCAGGAATACGAGTACCAATGTTTCCTACATTTGAGGTACCACCGGACCAATCGTTCTTGAAAATATCGTCAAAAACAGATGGTAACCATTCATCTTCATTTCTCTTAATTAAATTCATAACATCAAATTTTTAGTTGAACATCATTTTACATATACTCAGCAAAAAAAATTCCAATCCGTTCTTCAAGTCAAAATGACCTGAAACCCATTGGTTTAACTGACTTTTTGTCTTTTGGGATTTAGTCAAAAATCAAATAAATGTGAAGTATATTAGTGACCCATTCTGAAAATGGTATTTTTAAGGTCTGAAATCATTTTATGAAAAAACTATTTTATCGTAGCCTTTCCTTTTTTAATACCATAGAAAGTAAAATTGCGTTTTATCCTACAGTTTTAGCTTTATTGGGAATCTTCTTTGCTTTTCTTTTAATATACCTTGAGAGTTTGGGGGTTTCCAAATATCTATTGGAAAAAGCTCCCATCCTTGTGGTGGATAATGGCAACACAGCCATGACCATACTTTCAGCATTGATCTCCGGTCTAATTTCTGTTATAGTATTTAGCTTTTCCATGGTGATGCTTTTATTGAGTCAGGCCTCGAACAATTATTCTCCAAGGCTGTTACCAGGGTTAATTTCAGACAGGAAGCACCAGATCATTCTAGGCATCTATCTTTCTACTATTCTTTACAATATTTTTATATTATTTTCCATACAACCTACGGGG
It encodes:
- a CDS encoding COX15/CtaA family protein; translation: MKDNKKVVYWLFLGCFLIFIMVIVGGITRLTHSGLSISDYKLISGTIPPLNEQEWMAAFELYKQYPEYQKLHTHFGLEDFKDIYFWEWFHRVIGRLIGIIFLIPFLYFIFTRQLSKPTIKKSLILLGLGAFQGFLGWYMVKSGLVDMPWVSHYRLAMHLTTAFITFAYALWVALDLIYPEKKPIEVPFRNLIRWGMGLLLLQIIWGAFVAGLDAGWIHNTWPLMNEGKLIHETVYVEKSPLWKNFVEGKSGVQFIHRYLAYLVVAVIIFIWYRSKKMVLTLPQKNGISALLFLVFLQFLLGVLTLVYAVPTWLGVSHQIGAFFLLAAMTFTLHRFTK
- a CDS encoding IS1096 element passenger TnpR family protein, with protein sequence MVYRFRVILDTQDDVFRDIEILEESTLEDFHNAIVNAFGFDGNEMAAFYISDEEWNQGEEISQFDLGEDLGSVRLMNETTLDSVVSKKQRKLIYVYDFLSMWTFLIELADIAEIEDGRDYPNLMYVHGQIPADAPDKEFIADKNEYDDDDDSGLDLDNFDDLSYDDIWN
- a CDS encoding nucleoid-associated protein, encoding MINLYNAQIESLSIHRVGNKSRNENIFLSGAPFELNDEIAPLIKEYFLKSFREKEENYYQFAHETDLEFNELYNLANQIFDAPETVHEVSKKITTLLFEQSSHPHIKSGEVYVVYFENMLLDNEKVSAIGIFKSELKHDFLQFQENGSLLEMVIQQGINLQKMDKGALIFNKNRTEGYKILSVDSNRYDTKYWLENFLGVDVLADENFYTKKYLKFCQNFAKDVVLPAEDKKEEVMFMNRSVDYFAKNDAFEETNFLNSVIDNPDLIPEFRNYKQEKAPKYKIEDLTEFNIANAAVTSARKSIKNTINLDTNIQIKMDFINPESAQKFVEKGWDEEKQMYYYLVYFNKEEKS
- a CDS encoding ABC transporter ATP-binding protein; the protein is METILTINQLTKKYGSLTAVNNLSFTIKKGNVYGILGPNGSGKSTTLGMVLNVVNKTSGDFHWFDGSNSTHEALKKVGAIIEHPNFYPYMTAAQNLALVCKIKEISKNKIEEKLEIVGLLDRKDSKFRTFSLGMKQRLAIASALLNDPEILILDEPTNGLDPQGIHQIREIIRKIASMGTTILLASHLLDEVEKVCTHVVIIRKGIKLYSGRVDEMNASHGFFELKANDLVKLQQLLEDHPSIGKITVNEGLLTAILEEPMNADDLNSFLHQRGMTLSYLVKRKESLEEQFLQLTNQTAQ
- a CDS encoding ABC transporter permease; protein product: MLRLLQIELHKLKYSRSAKILISTYFILITFIALIASIEFDLGPVHFRLADQGIFNFPFIWHFNSYIAAVLKLFLAIVIVSMMSNEYSHRTLKQNLIDGLSKKEFVLSKFITVLLFAVISTLFLVIVTLLLGYSFSDYTEVSIVFSDMEYIVGYFIKLLGFFSFCMFIGILIKRSAFALGFLFIWWIFEGILYGVLNFRLFRDSDVPENIMQFFPLTAMSNIVVEPFSRLNFIKTAATQIGEELDKDYGVHWYQLLIVIVWTLIFVYLSFALLKKRDL
- a CDS encoding T9SS type B sorting domain-containing protein, with the protein product MKKIVVFYIIILASSPDFWAQSGLNDCNGAIKVCGDGALSTNANGVGIQELSGSNSCSSQENNSIWLEIEITKSGTLGFDLIPTRSDINVDYDFFIYGPNASCGNLGFAIRCSTTNPNAAGLSDNHTGMREGEMDISEGPGELGNSYVKPLDVLPGETYFIVIDRPIGSSPFNLNWTGSSTVGSFPFPDGPDVNPATDIEKCNANGITDFDVFTTQQEITTQNQTSISYFENLASAIDNSNPILGLYTSITPRKTIYARVENDVTGCYKIVDFDLIINDGPIINPTCTLNLCDIDFSGNEAVFLPTIDNEILNGLPANGYVMSYYGALADAQSKTNPLSENINTTGEQIFARVEELNNEQCYNISEVSLILNTPPQIENLNIAQAEVNANSNTITLNLGASEAYEYALNNIDGPYQTSNVFQNVESGFATLYIRDEQQCAIISTSIAVLGYDNYFTPNNDGINDLWKIKGLDKLLEGNDYISIFDRYGKLLKQLKSSDNGWDGTFNGKALPSDDYWFQASLRNGQEFKGHFSLIR
- the uvrB gene encoding excinuclease ABC subunit UvrB, which gives rise to MKFKIKSDYKPTGDQPQAIKKLVSGIDGNEQYQTLLGVTGSGKTFTVANVIEEIQRPTLVLAHNKTLAAQLYSEFKLFFPDNAVEYFVSYYDYYQPEAFIPSSGTYIEKDLSINEELEKLRLSTTSSLLSGRRDIIVVASVSCLYGIGNPVEFKKNVVSIEKDMHISRTKLLHRLVQSLYSRTEADFSHGNFRIKGDTVDVFPSYADNAFRIHFFGDDIEEIEEFDPKTNEVLEKYDKLNIYPANMFVTSPDVLQGAIREIQDDLVKQVDYFQDIGKHLEAKRLDERTNFDLEMIRELGYCSGIENYSRYLDGRLSGTRPFCLLDYFPDDYLMVVDESHVTIPQVHAMYGGDRSRKENLVDYGFRLPAAMDNRPLKFEEFEALQNQVIYVSATPADYELQKTEGIYIEQVIRPTGLLDPIIDVRPSLNQIDDLIEEIHLRTEKDQRVLVTTLTKRMAEELTKYLTRINVRCRYIHSDVDTLERVEIMQDLRKGIFDVLIGVNLLREGLDLPEVSLVAILDADKEGFLRSNRSLTQTIGRAARHLEGKAIMYADKITNSMQTTIDQTNYRREKQIAYNTKYNIEPKALIKAIESSLVGKKLDPYVIETAPTLKAAEKETEYFSKPQLAKRIRTKRKEMETAAKELDFMSAARLRDEIKMLQDKTKALS
- a CDS encoding Hsp20/alpha crystallin family protein, which encodes MNLIKRNEDEWLPSVFDDIFKNDWSGGTSNVGNIGTRIPAANIQETDENFFVAVAAPGKSKKQFNIELDNNVLTISSEEKLEHESTDTNGRFTRKEFNYTNFRRAFSLPESVESEKISAAYKDGVLEIKLPKKEEAKQRAKRMIEIK